GCCGGAGCCCCCGCCAAAATGACGTCAAACGCCGTCTTCTCTTCCGCCGGAGCCGCCGCCGCGCCGCCGCCGGCCGGAGCCGCCGCCATCGCCACCGGAGCCGCCGCAGTCACGCCGAAGCGGGACTCGAGACCCTTGACCAACTCGGCCAATTCCAACACGCTCATGCCCTCGATTGCCTTGATCATCTCATCCTGTGAAAGCTTGGTTCCTGCTGCTGACATGTCGCCCTCCCCTTTCTTTTTGTCCTGAATGGCTGCAATGACTCGCACAAATTTACTCAACACCCCGCTCAACGCATACACGACGCCGCGAATCGGACCCTGCATGGCCGACAGCAGCATGGCAATGAGCACTTCCTTCTTCGGGAGCTTGGCAACCTCGGCCAACTCGGCCGGCTTCACCACTTTCCCCTCCAAGATCCCGACGGTGATCTTGATCTTCTCTTCGCGCTTCTCGGCCTGGATGAACTCGCGCAGCACCTTCGTGGGAAGGACCGGATCGTCGTACCCGATCACCATGCCCGTGGGGCCCTTGAAGTGCGTCTTCACCCCCGCGATCATGGTCCCATCGGACGCCCGAGCGGCCAGCGTGTTCTTGACCACGCAATACTCCGCCTTAGCCCCCCGCAATTGCTTGCGGAGCTCGGTCATCTGATTCACGGGCAGACCGGCACATTCCGTCAGAATCGCCAACCGGGCTCGGCCGAATTTCTCCGCCAATTCCTCGATTGCTACTGCCTTTTCTTCTTTCTTCATGACCTATCCCCTTACTGAGAACGTCCCGGTTCTCAACTCCAAATCTTCGACAACGCCACGGGATCCAACATTACCCCCGGCCCCATCGTGCTCGAGATCGTCACACTCTTCAGGTACCGCCCCTTACAGGAGGACGGCTTGGCCTTGACCACTGACTCCAAGACGGCATAGGCATTGTCGTAAAGCTTGTCCACTTCGAAGGACACCTTGCCGACCGGCACCTGCACGATGCCCGCCTTCTCGACCTTGAATTCGACCCGGCCTTTTCGGATTTCGCTCACAGCCTTACCGACCTCGAAGGTGACGGTTCCGGTCTTGGGATTCGGCATGAGTCCGCGCGGGCCCAACACCTTTCCAAGCTTACCGACCGAAGCCATCAGGTCCGGCGTGGAAATGGCGCAATCGAAATCCATCCAGCCGCCCTTGATCTTTTCCATGAGATCGTCTGAACCGACGAAGTCGGCGCCCGCCTGACGGGCCTCCTGCTCCTTTTCGCCCTTGGCGAACACCAGGACGCGGAGCTTCTTGCCTGTCCCGTGCGGCAATGCCGTCGTTCCCCGCACCATCTGGTCGGAACGCTTGGGGTCGATCCCCAGACGAATCGCCAGGTCGACCGACTCGTCGAACTTGGCATAGGCCGACTTTTTCACGAGGTCAACGGCGTCTTTCAGCCCATAAAACTTTGGCTCCACTTTTTCCAGAGCCGCGGTCATCTTCTTTCCCATGCTGCTACTCCTTCACTTCCGCAACAAGATCAGGGTTCCGCCTATTGGACGGTGATGCCCATGCTCCGCGCGGTCCCTTCGATGATCTTGATCGCTCCCTCAAGATCGGCCGCGTTGAGGTCGGCCAATTTCTTCTGCGCGATCTCCTTGACCTGGGCCTTGCTCACCTTGCCGACCTTATCCTTGTGCGGCACGCCCGAGCCCTTGATGACGCCGGCTGCCTTCTTGAGCAGGTCCGACGCCGGCGGCGTCTTCATGATGAAGGTAAAGCTGCGATCCTTATAGACCGTGATGATAACGGGGATGACGCTGTCCCCATCCTTCTGGGTCTTGGCATTGAATTGCTTGCAGAACTCCATGATATTGACGCCGTGCTGCCCCAATGACGGACCGACCGGCGGCGCTGGGTTCGCCTTTCCCGCGGGAATCTGCAACTTGATCTGCGCTGATACTTCCTTGGCCATGACGACTCCTGACGTAGAGTTCCAAGTATCGAGTTATGAGTTCTGAGTTTCACCTCGTGAGAACTGACAACTCATAACTCCGGACTCGGAACTTTGTTTAGATGCGTTCCACCTGCAAAAACCCGAGCTCGACCGGGGTCGAGCGTCCAAAAATACTCACGAACACCTTGACTCGGCTGTGATCAGAGTCGACCTCGTCCACCACGCCATTGAAGCCAAGAAACGGTCCATCGACGATACGCACATTGTCGCCCTTGATGAAGCGGACCTGTTCGCGGGGCCCCGCCGCACCAGCATCCACCTGCTTGAGCAGAGACTCGACTTCCTCGGAAGACAGCGGAGTCGGTTGAGCGCCACCTCCGACAAACCCGGTGACCTTAGGCGTCTCCTTGATCATCTGGAGGGTCTCATCTGCCAAAGGCGATTCCAGCTCAACTAGCACATAGCCCGGGAAGAACTTCCGCCGGGAGGTCCGCCGCTTGCCGTCTTTGATCTCAATGACATCTTCAGTCGGCACCAACACCTGCCCCAGACGTTCGGTCAGCCCCATTTGGTTGGCCC
The sequence above is a segment of the Nitrospiraceae bacterium genome. Coding sequences within it:
- the rplA gene encoding 50S ribosomal protein L1; translated protein: MGKKMTAALEKVEPKFYGLKDAVDLVKKSAYAKFDESVDLAIRLGIDPKRSDQMVRGTTALPHGTGKKLRVLVFAKGEKEQEARQAGADFVGSDDLMEKIKGGWMDFDCAISTPDLMASVGKLGKVLGPRGLMPNPKTGTVTFEVGKAVSEIRKGRVEFKVEKAGIVQVPVGKVSFEVDKLYDNAYAVLESVVKAKPSSCKGRYLKSVTISSTMGPGVMLDPVALSKIWS
- the rplK gene encoding 50S ribosomal protein L11, translating into MAKEVSAQIKLQIPAGKANPAPPVGPSLGQHGVNIMEFCKQFNAKTQKDGDSVIPVIITVYKDRSFTFIMKTPPASDLLKKAAGVIKGSGVPHKDKVGKVSKAQVKEIAQKKLADLNAADLEGAIKIIEGTARSMGITVQ
- the rplJ gene encoding 50S ribosomal protein L10, which gives rise to MKKEEKAVAIEELAEKFGRARLAILTECAGLPVNQMTELRKQLRGAKAEYCVVKNTLAARASDGTMIAGVKTHFKGPTGMVIGYDDPVLPTKVLREFIQAEKREEKIKITVGILEGKVVKPAELAEVAKLPKKEVLIAMLLSAMQGPIRGVVYALSGVLSKFVRVIAAIQDKKKGEGDMSAAGTKLSQDEMIKAIEGMSVLELAELVKGLESRFGVTAAAPVAMAAAPAGGGAAAAPAEEKTAFDVILAGAPADKKIQIIKVVRELTSLGLKEAKDLVEGAPKPVKTGVAKEEADSMKKKLEESGAKVEVK
- the nusG gene encoding transcription termination/antitermination protein NusG; translated protein: MSNKNWYVIHTYAGFEGRVKTSLLERANQMGLTERLGQVLVPTEDVIEIKDGKRRTSRRKFFPGYVLVELESPLADETLQMIKETPKVTGFVGGGAQPTPLSSEEVESLLKQVDAGAAGPREQVRFIKGDNVRIVDGPFLGFNGVVDEVDSDHSRVKVFVSIFGRSTPVELGFLQVERI